Genomic window (Dictyoglomus thermophilum H-6-12):
TTCAAAACCCTCATGATATTTTTTTTGCCCTGTTGCAGAAAGAGCTCCATAAGTCCTACCATGAAAAGAATTGTTCATACTAATGATTTTCCATTTTTTACCCCCAAAATACTTTCTAGACAATTTAATTGCTGCTTCTACAGCTTCAGCTCCACTATTACATAAAAAAAATGCCTCCCTTTTTGTAAGGGAGGCAAGCTTTTCAAGAAGCTCAAATTGCGGCAAGTTATAAAACAGGTTTGACACATGACTCAACTTCTCTATCTGATCCTTCACCCTTCTCACTATTTCCGGATGAGAATGACCTAAAGCATTTACTCCAATTCCGCTGGTAAGATCTAAATATCTTTTGCCTTGATTATCAAACAACCAAATACCTTCGCCACGCACAAAAACAGGTTTAAACCTTTTATATACAGGGAAAAATCTATCTTCCTTCATCTTTTCACCTCATGTTCTATAGTATGCATTTATTTTGACATACTCCTCTGTAAGATCACATCCCCAGGAAATTGCATTGTATCTACCTTCATTGAGTATTATTCTTATTCTCACTTCACTACCCTTTAAATAATTTTTCACTTCCTGTGAATTATACCCTAAAGGTTCATTTTTTGCAAAGACTAAGTGTTCGCCTATATAAAGCTCTATTTTATCAAGATCAAAAACATATTCCGTTTGTCCAATGCTAGCAAGGACTCTACCCCAATTATCATCACCTCCAGCAATTGCAGCCTTAACAAGATTAGACATAACTACAGCCCTTGCCATAATCCTTGCCTTTTTCAAACTCTCTGCTTTTTCCACTGAAACCTCAATAAGCTTTTTAGCTCCTTCTCCATCTTTAGCAATCATTTTAGCAAAATTTTGGGTAACCATATCTAAGCCTTTTTGAAACCTTTTCTCCGAAATATCTTCTTCTTCGGTAGAGAATATTAGAACTGTATCGTTAGTGCTACTACATCCATCAATACTTATTTGATGAAAAGACTTATCCACACTTCTCTTTAAGACTCTCTTTAAAGCCTCATTACCAAGTTTGGCATTAGTTCCAATAAAGACTAACATTGTAGCCATATTAGGGTGAATCATTCCTGCTCCCTTTGCAATTCCACTTATTATTACATTGCCATTCTTAACTCCTGAAAGTTTTGGAAATGTGTCCGTAGTCATGATAGCTTCTGCTATATCTTTACCAGAATTCTTTGAGAGATTTTTGAAAGCAAGGTCTATACCATAAGCTACTTTATCCCTTTCAAGACAAGCCCCAATTTTTCCTGTAGATGCCACAAAAACCAATTCTTTTTCGATTCCTATTCTTTTTGCTACCTCTTCAGCCATAAATTCTGCATCCTTAATTCCTCTTTCTCCCGTACATGCATTGGCTTGTCCACTATTTATAACTATAGCCTGAATAAGACCATATTTTTCCAAATGTCTTTTTGAAACTATCACAGGTGCAGCTTTAACTGTATTTCTCGTAAACATAGAAGCTGCATTAGCAGGTTTATCAAATACTATGAGAGCAAGATCTAATTTGTTATTCTCTTTTAAACCACAAGAAACAGCAGCAGCTTTTACTCCCTTTATATCCGTGAGATATAGTTTTTCTACCTTCCAAGCCATTTTTCTCTCCAACCTCTCTCTTCTATGGATATAGTGGTAAAAAGTCAAGACCTAAATTTTCGTCATAACCAAACA
Coding sequences:
- the argJ gene encoding bifunctional glutamate N-acetyltransferase/amino-acid acetyltransferase ArgJ — protein: MAWKVEKLYLTDIKGVKAAAVSCGLKENNKLDLALIVFDKPANAASMFTRNTVKAAPVIVSKRHLEKYGLIQAIVINSGQANACTGERGIKDAEFMAEEVAKRIGIEKELVFVASTGKIGACLERDKVAYGIDLAFKNLSKNSGKDIAEAIMTTDTFPKLSGVKNGNVIISGIAKGAGMIHPNMATMLVFIGTNAKLGNEALKRVLKRSVDKSFHQISIDGCSSTNDTVLIFSTEEEDISEKRFQKGLDMVTQNFAKMIAKDGEGAKKLIEVSVEKAESLKKARIMARAVVMSNLVKAAIAGGDDNWGRVLASIGQTEYVFDLDKIELYIGEHLVFAKNEPLGYNSQEVKNYLKGSEVRIRIILNEGRYNAISWGCDLTEEYVKINAYYRT